CCGCTTACAGGACGAGGTGAATGACCTCCGCGCAAAGTTGCGCGAGGCACAGCGCGGTCATCTCGCCGACGAGGTTGTGCTTGAGGCGCTGGGCGTCATGGGTGCTGCGCCCGAGAGCCCGCCGGACTGGCTGACGCGCATCCCGGCTGCTTCCACGACCAAAACCCCGGAAGTGCCCGTCACGATCTGGTCGGACTGGCACATTCCGGAGGTGGTGAGGCCCGAGGAGGTCGGCGGCGTCAACGAGTACAACATCGAGATTGCCGAACGCCGCGTTCGCCGTCTCCTCGATGCCACGATTGACATTTGTGCCAACCACGGGCCGAAGAACTATCCAGGTATCGTGGTCAACCTGCTCGGCGACTTTGTTTCCGGTGGCCTTCATCCGGAACTGGCCAAGACCGACGACGAAGAGGTCATCCCGGCCGCCCTTCGCTGCCGCGATCTGCTCATTGCGGGGCTGGAGCGGATGGCCACGATCTTCGGCAAGGTCTACGTGCCATGCACGGCCGGCAATCATGGCCGAGGCACGCCGAAGCCGGAGTTCAAGCGCTATGTCTACAAGAACTTCGACTGGCTGATTTACCAGCTTCTGCAAAGGCACTTCGCGAACGACCCCCGCGTAAACATCGACATCCGCGCTTCAAACGAGGTTCACTATCGAGTCTACGGGCAGCGCTACCTCGCCATGCATGGCGACATGCTGGGCGTGAAGGGTGGCGACGGTATTATCGGCTCGATCGGGCCGATTATGCGCGGCGAAGTGAAGACGCGAGGTCAGGCGACCTCTCTGGGCAATGACTATGACATCCTGCTCATGGGCCATTGGCATCAGGAGCTCTGGTTGCCTCGCGCTATCGTTGCCAACACACTCAAGGGGTTCGACGAGTACGCAAAGAACGCCCTGAGGGCACCCCCGAGCGAGCCCTCGCAGCCGCTCTGGTTCGTCCATCCGACTCGCGGCATCACCAGTCGTTGGGCGGTGAAGGTTGAGGAGCATAAACCGGCCGCTGCTGACTGGGTGTCATGGCGGGAAGCGGCATGATGTGCGAGGCCTGCCAAGGCGCTGGCTTGGCGCTCGAAGACCTTCGCAACGCGCCTGGCTTCATCTATCTCGCCACCCCCTACAGCAAGTATGCGGCTGGCTTGGATGCAGCCGCGGCCGAAGCGAGCCGAATTGCCGCGCGGCTGATGGCCCGTGGCTTCCGCGTCTTGTCTCCCATTGCGCACAGCCATGCCGTCTCTGAAGCCGGCAACCTCGACAAGATGCACCCGGAGCTCTGGGCTTACCAGGACGGGCCGCTTCTGGACGCCGCAGCCGCTGTCGTTGTCGTGCTGATGCCCGGCTGGGCAGAAAGCGCGGGTGTGCGTGCGGAGATCGACATCGCGCGGAAACAACGCAAGCCTATCGTCTTCCTTCATCCGGAGCATGCATGACAGAGCCGATGAGAGCGCAGATCCTCCGCCAGGGAATCGCGCTGACGTGTGGATCGCGGGATGAGGAATACGGCCCGCCCGCGGTCAATCTGGCCTGCGCTGGCGAGCTCAAGCGCGTGATCCGCAGATTTGCGGCCCGCGATATCAGCCCAGCCGAGCAGGAGGCGATCGATATGGTGATGACCAAAGTTGCGCGCGTGATCACCGGGCAACCCAAACCGGACACCTATGTCGACGGCGCGACCTACTTCGCGATCGCGGGTGAGGTGGCGCTGTCCGCACAGTAAAGGTCAAGATGATAGGCAGAAAGTAGAAGAACGGTAGTATGTTACGCATGCAACACGGCGCGCTAACATAAAAAAGCTAAAACTTAGCAAAATAAAACGCCAGCTTTGCCGCACGAGACCGCGATTAGTTTCACCCCGCGACAAAATGTAACTACAGTGAACCAAATACCACTTTGAGTTCATTAACTTTTGAGACATATTCGAGGGGCTTGCGCGAAAAGGGTGCAAGCCGGGATTGGAAGCCCGACCGACATTGGACCGGCGCCGACCTATGGGTCAGGCGCCGCGGGAGAGCCTTGTGCTCTGCCGTGGTCCAATGCCGCGGTCTTCCAACCTGCGGTTGCCTGGCCCACCAGGGACGGGCGTTGGGGTGGGGGATGTCAAAAAAATGGATACGGCGATGGAATGTGCGGCTCATGTCGCGCAAACGGAGGACTCTGAGTCTCTGCTGTCCGAGTTAGTGGATGCTATGTCTCTGGTCGGTCGAGATGGGCAGTACGTGCATGCTGAGGTCGCGATGTCGTTCGACCTTTACGGACGCCTATCTCGTTGGCTGGAGGGGGTACGTGCTTGGTAATAGCGGAGATCACGCACCGCCACCATCGTCCTGCTTCACGCCTCGGGCAACGATTTGCAGTGAGCCGTCCGGGAGTGGACGCTGTAGGTCCTTGGCCTCGCTCCAGGGCGCCCGCATCCAGATTTCCCGCTCCGCCTCGGTGGTGAGAATGACGGGCATGGCTGTGGGATGAATGGGAGCCACTTCGGCGTTCGCGTCCGTGGTCAGGAAGGCATAGAGGTCGGCTACCTCTAGTCCCTTCTTGACCTTGCGCACGCTTGGCCAACGCTCGGTCCAGATGCCAGCGAAGAAGGCGAGCGGGCGCTCTTCGTTGAAGGCGAACCAGATATAGCCTCCAGCCTCTTTGTTGAACTCGCTGAATGATGTGAAGGGGACGAGGCAGCGGTTATCCGGCCCGAGCCAGCGCTGCCAGTGCTTGCTATCGGTTTTGCGGACATTAGTCGTGCCGCTGTCCGGCTCCAATTTCAGGAGCTCTTTGAAGTCGACGACCTGACCCTTGGCTTCCAGCTTCTCCGCGCGCTTCTTTGCTGCCTGCATCAGCGCGAACTGCGATGACGGCATTCCCCAGCGGGCCAAAGCCAAGGCCCGCCCGTTCGGCCCATGGCGCACGATCGGTGCGGAATAGTCGGGGAAGACGCCCGGCATGCGCTGGAGGTTGCCTGTGTAATCCTCGAAGGCCTTCGCCAGCTCGCGGATAGCCTGCTGGCCTTTGGTGACGGAGTAGAGATTGCACACATCAGCCTCGCCGCTTTGGTTTTGCCGATCCCTTCTTCCACTGCGCCCAGGCGCGCCCCCGGCCACGTTCGCGAGGGTCGCAAATCTCGCCCCCGAACCTGTGCGCGAACACAAGAGCATGGGCCTCATCTGCGAAGCAGAAGACATTGTACCATTCGCCTTGATAGCAGACGGAATGGCCGCGCGGTGGGCAATTTTTATCCTCGCGGAAGGCCTGAATTTCATTATAGCGCCGACGTGTCACGAGATGATGCAGGGCCACCTGATGGGGCCAATCCCGGTCGATCGTGCTCGCCGACAGTTCGCCTTTACGCCTGCTCATCCTCGCCCTCGTCACGGATCATTTTCATCATCGGCGAGATGCGGTGAAACTGCCGTGTCCGGCGCAGATGCCAGACCCACGGCTTGGTCTCGGCGCTGACGCTCATCCCGCCGCGACGCAGGCACTTCTGGCAGCGAAAGCGGCTCGTTAGCTCTTTGATGTCGAGACTGTCAGGGCCGGGCACTCTGGTCGGGTCGACACTAGCGCAGTGGCTGCACAGGGGGCAGCTGACGGAAAGGGGGACGCTCGCCTTTCGTAGTTCGCCAAGTCTCACAGGCGGGAGGTCGACCATTTCAACACCGGATTTCGCGGCCCCACGGCCGCCTCACGGCGCAGTCTCGTGGAGCCAGGGCGCTCCGTCTGTGCGGAGAGTCACACCGTGAACAAAAAGGGAACAAGCGCCAATGCGCGTTCAGCAATCAATCTCCAATGAATCTCCAACGAAACACCGTGAACAAAGGCGAACATTGGCGATCGGACGTTCACATAAGTATATGATTTTAAACGCAAAAAACCCGCACTATCACCGCTCATAACGGTCTGGTTGCAGGTTCGAGTCCTGCCGGGCCCACCAATGATTTCAAGTGCTTACCTGGACATGCGAACTTTCGCAGCGGTTTGCGGCAACGATAACGGCAATCGGTGTCAATGGACGTTCTGTTCCGTTAGTAGCCGCCACTATGAACGGAGCGGCATTCAAGCTGATCAGGCAATACCTTGCATGGTGGCGTATGAATGCCCGGCTTCGTCTTGCCGCAACTTCGCGATCACATGTGGCTATCCGCTTCTTGCGGTGCTCCGCTTTCACCGCTCATAACGATCAGGAC
This portion of the Chelatococcus sp. YT9 genome encodes:
- a CDS encoding SOS response-associated peptidase family protein, whose amino-acid sequence is MCNLYSVTKGQQAIRELAKAFEDYTGNLQRMPGVFPDYSAPIVRHGPNGRALALARWGMPSSQFALMQAAKKRAEKLEAKGQVVDFKELLKLEPDSGTTNVRKTDSKHWQRWLGPDNRCLVPFTSFSEFNKEAGGYIWFAFNEERPLAFFAGIWTERWPSVRKVKKGLEVADLYAFLTTDANAEVAPIHPTAMPVILTTEAEREIWMRAPWSEAKDLQRPLPDGSLQIVARGVKQDDGGGA
- a CDS encoding DUF6378 domain-containing protein — encoded protein: MTEPMRAQILRQGIALTCGSRDEEYGPPAVNLACAGELKRVIRRFAARDISPAEQEAIDMVMTKVARVITGQPKPDTYVDGATYFAIAGEVALSAQ
- a CDS encoding DUF1937 family protein; this encodes MMCEACQGAGLALEDLRNAPGFIYLATPYSKYAAGLDAAAAEASRIAARLMARGFRVLSPIAHSHAVSEAGNLDKMHPELWAYQDGPLLDAAAAVVVVLMPGWAESAGVRAEIDIARKQRKPIVFLHPEHA